The following proteins are co-located in the Saccharomyces kudriavzevii IFO 1802 strain IFO1802 genome assembly, chromosome: 6 genome:
- the HXT10 gene encoding hexose transporter HXT10 (similar to Saccharomyces cerevisiae HXT10 (YFL011W)) → MISRNVSVLGASTKASPSPVRKDEVQLTPEVKEASLDIPYKPIIAYWTVMGLCLMIAFGGFIFGWDTGTISGFINQTDFKRRFGEVQRDGSFQLSDVRTGLIVGIFNIGCAVGGLTLGRLGDIYGRRIGLMWVILVYVVGIVIQIASTDKWYQYFIGRIVSGMGVGGVAVLSPTLISEISPKHLRGTCVSFYQLMITLGIFLGYCTNYGTKKYSNSIQWRVPLGLCFAWAVFMVVGMVMVPESPRYLVKKGRFEEARRSLARSNKVAVTDLGVISEVDAIVANMELERAVGNASWSELFSNKGAILPRVIMGVVIQSLQQLTGCNYFFYYGTTIFNAVGMEDSFETSIVLGVVNFASTFVALYIVDKFGRRKCLLCGSASMAVCFVIFATIGVTRLWPHGKDYPSSQNAGNVMIVFTCFFIFCFAITWAPIAYVIVAETYPLRVKNRAMAIAVGANWMWGFLIGFFTPFITRAIGFSYGYVFMGCLIFSYFYVFFFVCETKGLTLEEVNEMYEERIKPWKSGDWIPSSRRLAQSTSSTPLAIVDSK, encoded by the coding sequence ATGATTAGTCGAAATGTTTCGGTTTTGGGGGCTTCTACTAAGGCTTCCCCATCGCCAGTTAGAAAGGATGAAGTCCAACTAACTCCCGAAGTAAAGGAGGCTAGTTTGGATATTCCTTACAAACCCATCATCGCTTACTGGACAGTGATGGGCCTTTGCCTCATGATTGCCTTCGGCGGATTTATCTTTGGCTGGGATACAGGAACCATTTCTGGATTTATCAACCAGACGGACTTCAAGAGAAGGTTTGGTGAAGTACAAAGAGATGGTAGCTTTCAGCTATCAGATGTCAGAACAGGCTTGATTGTTggtattttcaatataGGTTGTGCCGTGGGCGGGTTGACACTGGGACGCCTAGGCGATATTTATGGGCGTAGAATTGGCTTGATGTGGGTTATCCTGGTATACGTTGTTGGTATTGTCATCCAGATTGCTTCAACTGACAAATGGTATCAATACTTCATTGGTAGGATTGTTTCCGGAATGGGTGTTGGCGGTGTCGCCGTGTTGTCTCCAACTTTGATCTCAGAGATTTCTCCAAAACACCTAAGGGGTACTTGCGTTTCCTTCTACCAACTAATGATTACTCTTGGAATTTTCTTGGGCTACTGCACTAACTATGGTACTAAGAAATATTCCAACTCAATACAATGGCGAGTCCCCTTGGGCTTATGTTTTGCTTGGGCAGTCTTCATGGTGGTTGGAATGGTTATGGTTCCGGAATCACCAAGGTATTTGGTTAAAAAGGgtagatttgaagaagccAGAAGGTCATTAGCGAGATCAAACAAGGTTGCAGTCACCGACCTAGGTGTGATTTCAGAGGTTGACGCCATAGTCGCGAATATGGAGTTAGAAAGGGCTGTTGGGAACGCCAGCTGGAGTGAGCTTTTCTCGAATAAAGGCGCAATTCTTCCAAGAGTAATCATGGGTGTCGTCATCCAATCGCTGCAACAGCTCACTGGCTGTAactatttcttttattatgGTACCACCATTTTTAATGCCGTTGGAATGGAAGACTCTTTTGAGACGTCCATTGTACTCGGGGTTGTCAATTTTGCATCCACATTTGTTGCACTATATATTGTGGATAAATTTGGACGCCGGAAGTGCTTATTGTGTGGGTCCGCATCAATGGCCGTTTGTTTTGTCATATTTGCCACTATTGGTGTCACCAGATTATGGCCACATGGGAAAGACTATCCCTCTTCACAAAACGCAGGTAACGTCATGATTGTGTTCActtgctttttcattttctgtttcGCCATTACTTGGGCTCCGATTGCCTATGTCATCGTGGCAGAGACATATCCATTAAGAGTGAAGAACCGTGCCATGGCTATTGCAGTTGGCGCGAACTGGATGTGGGGTTTTTTGATTGGATTTTTCACTCCCTTCATTACCAGAGCCATCGGCTTCTCTTATGGCTATGTTTTCATGGGCTGCCTGATCTTTTCATACTTCtatgtcttcttctttgtttgtGAGACAAAGGGACTGACTCTAGAGGAAGTTAACGAAATGTACGAAGAGAGGATAAAACCATGGAAATCTGGCGATTGGATTCCCAGCTCCAGAAGGCTAGCACAGTCTACAAGCAGCACACCGCTAGCCATAGTCGATAGtaaatag
- the WWM1 gene encoding Wwm1p (similar to Saccharomyces cerevisiae WWM1 (YFL010C); ancestral locus Anc_8.65), producing MAQSKGNPPQVPSGWKAVFDDEYQTWFYVNLSTNSSQWEPPKGTTWPRPKGPPPGVNNEKSSRQEVDQAPPPYSSQSRAQPQAPAQQTRYYQPQQSQYPQQPQQQRYYQQQAPMAAAAPQQAYYGTTPSAAKSSGHGGAMMGGLLGVGAGLLGGAMLEHAFDDHDNYDQPDNVVVENNYYGDDGGFDGGFDGGFDGGDF from the coding sequence ATGGCACAGAGCAAAGGCAATCCTCCTCAAGTACCTTCTGGCTGGAAGGCTGTGTTTGATGACGAGTATCAAACTTGGTTTTATGTAAATTTATCGACAAACAGCTCTCAATGGGAACCACCAAAGGGAACAACATGGCCAAGACCCAAAGGTCCCCCACCAGGGGTCAACAATGAGAAAAGTTCTCGTCAAGAGGTTGATCAGGCTCCCCCACCCTATTCTTCACAGTCAAGAGCACAACCTCAAGCACCAGCACAACAAACACGTTACTATCAGCCTCAACAATCTCAGTACCCTCAACAGCCTCAACAACAACGTTATTACCAACAGCAGGCCCCAATGGCAGCAGCAGCTCCACAGCAAGCATACTATGGAACTACTCCAAGTGCTGCTAAAAGCAGCGGACATGGTGGCGCGATGATGGGTGGTTTACTTGGTGTTGGTGCAGGTTTGTTAGGCGGAGCCATGCTGGAACACGCATTTGACGACCACGATAACTATGACCAACCAGATAATGTGGTTGTCGAGAACAATTACTACGGCGATGACGGTGGGTTCGACGGTGGTTTTGATGGTGGATTCGACGGTGGCGATTTTTGA
- the CDC4 gene encoding SCF ubiquitin ligase complex subunit CDC4 (similar to Saccharomyces cerevisiae CDC4 (YFL009W); ancestral locus Anc_8.67), which translates to MSSFPSAEFPLRGVPVPYSYRVSSNVASPDGVSALVAAAGTHRDSITTNTVDAQGDEEDVGEFQRKRAAGSSESTPEHEDFKRLKQSNHKSFRQANLQNASAPSLDSDSPHILADLTNDTENLLLPADDTPGAPSTLSVSIGVASHNVVAPTAANAATATGSDANSNINNTTINNNNLMEEGALPLSPTASSPGTTTPLAKTAKTINNNNIADLIESKDSIISPEYLSDEIFTAINNNLPHVYFKNLLFRLVANMDRSELSDLGTLIKDNLKRDLVASLPFEISLKIFNYLQFEDIINSLGVSQNWNKIIRKSTSLWKKLLISENFVSPKSFNHFNLKLSERYPKLLQQDRLRLSFLENMFILKNWYNPKFLPQRTTLRGHMTSVITCLQFEDNYVITGADDKMIRVYDSVNKKFLLQLSGHDGGVWALKYAHGGILVSGSTDRTVRVWDIKKGCCTHVFKGHNSTVRCLDIVEYKNTKYIVTGSRDNTLHIWKLPKESSTAGHEPEHDYPLVFHTPEENPYFVGVLRGHMASVRTVSGHGNIVVSGSYDNTLIVWDVAQMKCLYILSGHTDRIYSTIYDHERKRCISASMDCTIRIWDLENIWNNGECSYATNSASPCAKILGAMYTLQGHTALVGLLRLSDKFLVSAAADGSIRGWDANDYSRKFSYHHTNLSPITTFYVSDNILVSGSEGQFNIYNLRSGKLVHSNILKDADQIWSVNFKGKTLVAAGEKDGQSFLEILDFSKASKINYLSNSVNSSSSSLESISTSLGLARTSIIPL; encoded by the coding sequence ATGAGTTCATTTCCCTCAGCTGAGTTTCCACTACGTGGTGTTCCTGTTCCATATAGTTACCGTGTGTCCAGCAACGTAGCTTCTCCAGATGGTGTTAGTGCGCTTGTTGCTGCCGCTGGTACTCATCGAGACTCTATCACAACTAATACAGTTGATGCGCAAGGCGATGAAGAGGACGTTGGTGAGTTTCAAAGGAAACGAGCAGCTGGTTCCAGTGAATCCACTCCCGAACACGAGGATTTTAAAAGGCTAAAGCAAAGCAATCACAAATCCTTTCGTCAAGCGAACTTGCAGAATGCTAGTGCACCATCGTTGGATAGTGATAGTCCGCATATCTTAGCGGACCTGACTAACGATACAGAAAACCTTCTGCTGCCCGCAGATGACACTCCTGGCGCACCCTCTACATTAAGCGTTAGCATAGGAGTGGCATCTCATAATGTTGTTGCTCCTACTGCCGCTAATGCGGCAACGGCAACTGGTAGTGATGCTAATAGTAATATCAACAATACTACCatcaataacaacaacCTTATGGAAGAAGGAGCGCTGCCGTTATCGCCTACAGCATCTTCTCCAGGTACCACGACGCCTTTGGCTAAAACCGCGAAAACGattaacaacaacaacataGCCGATTTGATAGAATCTAAAGATTCTATCATCTCTCCAGAATACCTCtctgatgaaatttttactGCAATAAACAACAATTTGCCCCACGTatacttcaaaaacttATTGTTCAGACTGGTCGCAAACATGGATAGGAGTGAGTTATCTGATTTAGGGACTTTAATCAAAGATAATCTGAAGAGAGATCTAGTTGCGTCTTTGCCCTTTGAAATAAGtttgaagattttcaattatttACAGTTTGAGGATATTATAAATTCGCTTGGGGTCTCGCAGAATTGGAACAAGATAATTAGAAAATCTACGTCGCTATGGAAAAAGTTACTGATATCCGAAAATTTTGTTAGCCCAAAAAGTTTTAATCATTTTAATCTCAAACTGTCCGAGAGATACCCAAAACTTTTACAACAAGATCGACTTAGATTGTCCTTCCTGGAAAATATgtttattttgaagaattggtATAATCCCAAATTCTTGCCACAGAGGACTACGTTAAGAGGCCATATGACAAGCGTTATTACGTGCTTGCAATTTGAAGATAATTATGTCATCACGGGCGCAGACGATAAAATGATTAGAGTCTATGATTCGgtgaataaaaaattccttTTACAACTATCAGGACATGATGGCGGGGTTTGGGCTTTGAAGTATGCCCATGGTGGTATCTTGGTTAGTGGTTCCACCGATAGAACGGTGCGCGTTTGGGATATCAAGAAGGGCTGTTGTACCCACGTATTTAAGGGTCACAATTCAACGGTAAGATGCCTCGATATAGTCGAATACAAGAATACCAAGTATATTGTTACTGGCTCCAGGGACAACACTCTACACATCTGGAAATTGCCCAAGGAGTCCTCTACCGCTGGTCATGAACCTGAACATGACTATCCGTTGGTATTTCACACCCCAGAGGAAAATCCGTATTTTGTAGGGGTTCTAAGAGGACACATGGCATCTGTAAGGACTGTCTCTGGTCATGGTAATATTGTCGTTAGCGGCTCCTATGATAACACACTAATTGTGTGGGATGTTGCGCAAATGAAATGTCTATATATTTTAAGCGGGCACACTGATCGTATCTATTCAACAATATATGATCATGAAAGGAAAAGGTGCATTTCTGCCAGTATGGATTGCACAATTAGAATTTGGGATCTGGAGAACATTTGGAATAATGGAGAATGTTCTTACGCAACAAATTCCGCGTCCCCATGCGCCAAAATACTTGGAGCCATGTATACCTTGCAGGGTCATACAGCACTGGTCGGTTTATTACGATTGTCTGATAAGTTTTTGGTCAGCGCCGCTGCAGACGGTTCAATAAGAGGTTGGGATGCAAACGATTACtctagaaaattttcttatcACCATACCAATCTGAGCCCGATTACCACGTTCTACGTTTCTGATAATATTTTGGTGAGTGGGTCCGAAGGTCAGTTCAATATCTACAACTTAAGAAGTGGAAAACTCGTccattcaaatattttaaagGACGCTGATCAGATTTGGTCGGTTAACTTTAAGGGCAAAACACTTGTTGCGGCGGGGGAAAAAGATGGACAGAGTTTCTTAGAAATTCTGGATTTTAGTAAAGCTTCGAAAATTAACTACCTTAGCAATTCTGTAAACTCCtcgtcatcatctttgGAATCCATTTCTACTTCTTTGGGATTAGCAAGGACTAGTATAATACCATTATAA
- the SMC1 gene encoding cohesin subunit SMC1 (similar to Saccharomyces cerevisiae SMC1 (YFL008W); ancestral locus Anc_8.68) — protein sequence MGRLVGLELSNFKSYRGVTKVGFGESNFTSIIGPNGSGKSNMMDAISFVLGVRSNHLRSNVLKDLIYRGILNDGNDNDNDDDSASDDDATTSNPKSAYVKAFYQKGNKLVELMRIISRNGDTSYKIDGKSVSYRDYSVFLENENILIKAKNFLVFQGDVEQIAAQSPIELSKMFEEVSGSIQYKKEYDELKEKIEKLGKSATESIKNRRRIHGELKTYKEGINKNEEYIKQVDKKNELQRFQALWQLYHLEQQKEELMDKLSASNSEVSSLKEKINNEMKSLQRSKSSFVKEGTIISKQKSKLEYIVKDKEKLVSDLRLIKVPQQAAGKRISHIEKRIESLQRDLGRQEAYVERFETQLKVVTKSKKTFEEEIKESARNYEKFKLNENDLKTYDLLHEKYLTQGGSVLEEKISLSNNHKQEILDELDRFNKRADISKRRITEELLITGEKLDTQLNDLRASLNEKNALHTERLNQLKKLQSDIESANNKEYDLNFKLRETLVKIDDLSANQRETMKERKLRENIAMLKRFFPGVKGLVHDLCHPKKEKYGLAVSTILGRNFDSVIVENLTVAQECIAFLKKQRAGTASFIPLDTIETDLPTLSLPDSQDYILSINAIDYDSEYEKAMQYVCGDSIICNTLNIAKDLKWKKSVRAKLVTIEGALIHKAGLMTGGISGDANNRWDKEEYQGLMSLKDKLLIQIDELSNSQRSNSIRAREVENSVSLLNSDIASLRTQVTQQKRSLDENNLEIKYHNDLIEKEIQPKITELEEKLKNLENTRNDLEKEKEALQNDIFKKFTDKIGFSIKEYENHSGELMRQQSRELQQLQKQILTVENKLQFEKDRLNTTQRRYEKAQNDLKSAQIEMKSLEEQEEAAEMKIKSLESKLEENKIHLEGLQRKFTAKQSDLNSNEDVLEDMNSNLQILKRERDGIKEDTEKFDLERVTALKNCKISNINLPILSETTIDDLPIASGDSEAISISNKIDVDYKGLPKKYKESNTDSAKKGLDEKIREVEEILNELQPNARAEERYDEAEERFEVINNETEELKAEEKKILSQFLKIKRKRKELFEKTFDYVSDHLDAIYRELTKNPNSNVELAGGNASLTIEDEDEPFNAGIKYHATPPLKRFKDMEYLSGGEKTVAALALLFAINSYQPSPFFVLDEVDAALDITNVQRIAAYIRRHRNPDLQFIVISLKNTMFEKSDALVGVYRQQQENSSKTITLDLSNYAL from the coding sequence ATGGGGCGGTTAGTTGGCTTAGAATTGAGTAATTTCAAGTCCTATAGAGGTGTCACCAAAGTAGGATTTGGCGAGTCAAACTTCACAAGCATTATCGGCCCTAACGGTTCTGGTAAATCAAATATGATGGATGCCATCTCGTTCGTGCTCGGTGTACGCAGTAATCACTTAAGGTCAAATGTCTTGAAGGATTTGATCTATAGAGGGATCTTGAACGATGGTAACGATAACGATAACGATGATGATAGTGCCTCTGACGATGATGCGACCACCTCCAACCCGAAATCTGCGTACGTGAAGGCCTTTTACCAGAAGGGAAACAAACTGGTGGAGCTCATGAGGATAATCTCCAGAAACGGTGATACTAGTTATAAGATTGATGGTAAATCTGTCTCCTATAGGGACTATTCCGTATttctggaaaatgaaaatattcttaTCAAGGCCAAAAACTTCTTGGTGTTCCAAGGCGACGTTGAACAAATTGCAGCACAGTCCCCGATAGAACTGTCTAAAATGTTCGAAGAGGTGTCAGGTTCTATTCAGTATAAAAAGGAGTATGAtgaattaaaagaaaaaattgaaaaattaggCAAATCTGCAACCGaatctatcaaaaatagaagaagaattcacggtgaattgaaaacataCAAGGAGGGTATTAACAAGAACGAggaatatataaaacaagttgacaaaaaaaatgagctGCAAAGGTTTCAGGCCCTATGGCAGTTATATCATCTGGAGCAGCAAAAGGAAGAGCTAATGGATAAGCTGTCGGCATCTAACTCTGAAGTATCGTctctaaaagaaaaaataaacaacGAAATGAAATCGCTGCAGCGCTCAAAATCTTCCTTTGTAAAGGAAGGCACTATAATTTCTAAGCAGAAAAGTAAATTAGAGTATATTGtcaaagataaagaaaaactagTTTCAGATTTGCGGCTAATAAAAGTTCCTCAACAAGCGGCAGGAAAACGTATTTCtcatattgaaaaaagaatcgAAAGTTTACAGAGGGATCTTGGAAGACAGGAAGCTTACGTAGAGAGATTCGAAACACAACTGAAAGTAGTAaccaaatcaaagaaaacttttgaggaggaaatcaaagaatctGCCAGGAATTATGAGAAATTTAAGCTAAACGAAAATGACCTGAAGACATACGATCTTCTgcatgaaaaatatctaaCTCAGGGGGGGTCAGttctagaagaaaaaatctccCTTTCCAATAACCATAAACAGGAAATACTGGACGAGTTGGACAGATTTAACAAAAGGGCCGATATTTCCAAAAGGAGGATAACAGAAGAGCTTTTGATTACaggtgaaaaattagaCACTCAATTGAATGATTTGAGAgcttctttgaatgaaaaaaatgctctTCATACTGAACGGTTGAATCAGCTGAAAAAACTGCAATCTGATATTGAGTCAGCCAATAACAAAGAATATGACTTGAATTTCAAGTTGAGAGAGACCTTGGTGAAGATCGACGACTTAAGTGCTAATCAAAGAGAAACaatgaaggaaagaaaattgagaGAAAATATAGCGATGCTGAAAAGATTTTTCCCCGGTGTGAAAGGTCTTGTTCACGACCTTTGTCACccaaagaaggaaaaatacgGCTTGGCAGTGTCTACTATTTTGGGTAGGAATTTTGATTCTGTAATTGTAGAAAACTTAACTGTGGCTCAAGAATGtattgcatttttgaagaagcaaCGTGCAGGCACCGCATCTTTCATACCACTTGACACTATCGAGACAGATTTGCCCACGTTATCATTGCCTGATTCACAAGACTACATTTTATCCATAAATGCCATAGATTATGACTCGGAATATGAAAAAGCGATGCAGTATGTATGTGGAGATTCCATTATCTGTAATACATTAAATATTGCCAAAGActtgaaatggaaaaaaagcgTGAGGGCCAAGCTGGTTACAATCGAAGGGGCCCTAATTCACAAGGCTGGTTTGATGACAGGAGGTATATCGGGAGACGCTAATAATAGGTGGgacaaagaagaatatcaaGGCCTAATGTCTCTAAAGGACAAACTGCTAATCCAAATCGATGAGCTTTCCAATAGTCAACGCTCTAACTCCATTAGGGCAAgagaagttgaaaatagtgTCTCTCTATTAAATTCTGATATAGCAAGTTTGAGAACCCAAGTAACACAACAAAAGCGCTCCTTGGATGAAAATAACTTAGAGATTAAATATCATAATGACTTGATAGAGAAGGAAATCCAACCAAAGATAACCGAATTGGAGgagaaactgaaaaatttggagaaCACTAGAAATGATttagagaaagagaaggaaGCACTGCAAAATGAcatcttcaagaaattcaCAGATAAAATCGGCTTCTCTatcaaagaatatgaaaatcaCTCTGGTGAGTTAATGAGGCAACAGTCAAGAGAGTTACAACAGTTGCAAAAACAAATCTTGACCGTTGAAAATAAGCTACAATTCGAAAAAGACAGATTAAACACTACACAAAGGAGATATGAAAAGGCCCAGAATGACCTGAAAAGCGCTCAAATTGAAATGAAGTCCTTGGAAGAGCAGGAAGAAGCAgcagaaatgaaaatcaaatcGTTAGAGTCCAAATTGGAGGAGAATAAAATTCATCTGGAGGGGTTGCAAAGGAAATTTACAGCAAAGCAAAGCGATTTAAATTCCAATGAAGACGTTTTAGAAGATATGAACAGTAACTTacaaatcttgaaaaggGAAAGAGACGGCATAAAGGAAGACACCGAAAAGTTTGACTTGGAAAGGGTGACGGcgttgaaaaattgcaaaattTCCAATATAAATCTGCCTATATTATCGGAAACGACAATAGATGATCTACCCATCGCTTCTGGTGATTCTGAagcaatttcaatttccaacAAAATCGATGTAGATTATAAAGGACTGCCCAAGAAATACAAAGAAAGTAATACTGATTCGGCAAAGAAAGGGCtggatgaaaaaatccGTGAAGTGGAGGAAATATTGAACGAGTTGCAACCCAATGCGAGAGCCGAAGAGAGGTATGACGAGGCAGAAGAGAGATTTGAAGTGATTAATAACGAAACGGAGGAATTGAAGgcagaagagaagaaaatattgagTCAATTTCTAAAgatcaagagaaaaaggaaagaattATTCGAAAAGACGTTTGATTACGTGAGTGATCATCTAGATGCAATCTACAGAGAACTGACCAAAAACCCCAATTCCAATGTGGAACTGGCCGGTGGTAACGCCTCTCTAACTATagaagacgaagacgaaCCGTTCAACGCGGGAATCAAATATCATGCAACTCcacctttgaaaagattcaaGGATATGGAATACCTTTCTGGTGGTGAAAAAACAGTGGCTGCGTTGGCTTTACTATTTGCTATCAACTCTTACCAGCCAAGCCCCTTCTTCGTCCTGGATGAAGTGGACGCTGCCTTAGACATAACCAATGTCCAGAGAATTGCAGCCTACATAAGAAGACACCGTAATCCGGACCTCCAGTTCATCGTCATTTCGCTGAAAAACACCATGTTCGAAAAGTCTGATGCACTCGTTGGCGTCTACAGGCAGCAACAGGAAAACTCCTCCAAGACCATCACTTTGGACTTGAGCAATTATGCACTATGA